One part of the Streptomyces lienomycini genome encodes these proteins:
- a CDS encoding ABC transporter ATP-binding protein — MTALLEVEDLRVAYGKIEAVKGISFTVDAGEVVTLIGTNGAGKTTTLRTLSGLLKPVGGQIRFGGKSLKKTPAHQIVSLGLAHSPEGRHIFPRMTIEDNLRLGAFLRNDRPGIEKDIQRAYDLFPILGERRKQAAGTLSGGEQQMLAMGRALMSQPKLLMLDEPSMGLSPIMMQKIMSTIAELKSQGTTILLVEQNAQAALSLADHGHVMEVGNIVLSGTGQDLLHDESVRKAYLGED; from the coding sequence ATGACCGCACTCCTCGAGGTCGAGGACCTCCGCGTCGCCTACGGCAAGATCGAAGCCGTCAAGGGCATCTCCTTCACGGTCGACGCCGGCGAAGTGGTCACCCTCATCGGCACCAACGGCGCCGGCAAGACCACCACCCTGCGCACCCTCTCCGGACTGCTCAAACCGGTCGGCGGCCAGATCAGGTTCGGCGGCAAGTCCCTCAAGAAGACCCCCGCCCACCAGATCGTCTCCCTGGGCCTGGCCCACTCGCCCGAGGGCCGGCACATCTTCCCCCGCATGACCATCGAGGACAACCTCCGCCTCGGCGCCTTCCTGCGCAACGACAGGCCCGGCATCGAGAAGGACATCCAGCGGGCCTACGACCTCTTCCCGATCCTCGGCGAACGCCGCAAGCAGGCCGCGGGCACCCTCTCCGGCGGCGAGCAGCAGATGCTCGCCATGGGCCGCGCCCTCATGTCCCAGCCGAAACTGCTCATGCTCGACGAACCTTCCATGGGCCTCTCACCGATCATGATGCAGAAGATCATGTCGACGATCGCCGAGCTGAAGTCCCAGGGCACAACCATCCTGCTCGTCGAGCAGAACGCCCAGGCAGCCCTGTCCCTGGCGGACCACGGACACGTCATGGAGGTCGGCAACATCGTCCTGTCCGGCACCGGCCAGGACCTCCTCCACGACGAGTCGGTCCGCAAGGCCTACCTCGGCGAGGACTGA
- a CDS encoding branched-chain amino acid ABC transporter permease — translation MTTQTTAPKNTGAPAASDASGLIGIPAHIGRALATGGGVLTVVSTFLAWTWTAEFPGDLTVYGYPGGLQVLVLVAGALTALIGLASYGVKGLRWLVPAGADAALRFAALAAFATAWYTVIAISAQLGGVVNLEPGGYVAAAATLITFLGSLALPVERPEPDPFDPDDTGWERFKHTSSHNWQIVKAAFASGSPRPVRALPSYAEILIIVAVLAVGLFVFTYGIGTEYDELFVGFLITAGFGFAALNKSGLIAQVSEITARHQNITVCGAFVAAACFPFTQSDDQYATIGVYILIFATVALGLNIVVGLAGLLDLGYVAFLGVGAYAASMVSGSPSSPFDLHLPFWGAVLVGAAASLVFGVLIGAPTLRLRGDYLAIVTLGFGEIFRITANNLDGTSGPDVTNGSNGISSIPDLNVLGFDLGIAHDIGGFTIGRFANYFFLMLVITAVVVLVFRRSGDSRIGRAWVAIREDETAALAMGINGFRVKLIAFAVGASLAGLAGTVQAHVTYTVTPEQYLFAGTTPPNSAFLLAAVVLGGMGTIAGPLIGASLLFLIPNKLQFLDDYQLFAFGLALVLLMRFRPEGLIANRRRKLEFHEEAEAPTVLSKTGA, via the coding sequence ATGACCACACAGACCACCGCGCCGAAGAACACCGGTGCCCCCGCCGCGAGCGACGCCTCCGGCCTCATCGGCATCCCCGCGCACATCGGCCGCGCCCTCGCCACCGGCGGTGGCGTCCTCACCGTCGTCTCCACCTTCCTCGCCTGGACCTGGACCGCGGAGTTCCCCGGCGACCTCACCGTCTACGGCTACCCGGGCGGCCTCCAGGTGCTGGTGCTGGTCGCCGGCGCCCTCACCGCGCTCATCGGCCTCGCGTCGTACGGCGTCAAGGGGCTGCGCTGGCTCGTGCCGGCCGGCGCCGACGCGGCCCTCCGCTTCGCCGCTCTCGCCGCCTTCGCCACCGCCTGGTACACGGTCATCGCGATCAGTGCCCAACTCGGCGGCGTCGTCAACCTGGAGCCCGGCGGCTACGTCGCGGCCGCCGCCACCCTGATCACCTTCCTCGGCTCCCTCGCCCTGCCCGTCGAGCGCCCCGAACCCGACCCGTTCGACCCCGACGACACCGGCTGGGAGCGGTTCAAGCACACCAGCTCCCACAACTGGCAGATCGTCAAGGCGGCCTTCGCCTCCGGCAGCCCGCGCCCCGTGCGCGCCCTGCCGTCCTACGCCGAGATCCTGATCATCGTCGCCGTCCTCGCCGTCGGCCTGTTCGTCTTCACCTACGGCATCGGCACCGAGTACGACGAACTCTTCGTCGGCTTCCTCATCACGGCCGGCTTCGGCTTCGCCGCCCTCAACAAGTCCGGCCTGATCGCCCAGGTCTCCGAGATCACGGCACGCCACCAGAACATCACCGTCTGCGGCGCGTTCGTCGCGGCGGCCTGCTTCCCCTTCACCCAGTCCGACGACCAGTACGCCACCATCGGCGTCTACATCCTCATCTTCGCCACGGTCGCCCTGGGCCTGAACATCGTCGTCGGCCTCGCCGGCCTGCTCGACCTCGGCTACGTCGCCTTCCTCGGCGTCGGCGCCTACGCCGCCTCCATGGTCTCCGGCTCCCCCAGCTCGCCGTTCGACCTGCACCTCCCCTTCTGGGGCGCGGTCCTCGTCGGCGCCGCCGCCTCACTGGTCTTCGGCGTCCTCATCGGCGCCCCCACCCTGCGACTGCGCGGCGACTACCTCGCCATCGTGACCCTCGGCTTCGGAGAGATCTTCCGGATCACCGCCAACAACCTGGACGGCACCTCCGGGCCGGACGTCACCAACGGCTCCAACGGCATCTCGTCCATCCCCGACCTCAACGTCCTCGGCTTCGACCTCGGCATCGCGCACGACATCGGCGGCTTCACCATCGGCCGGTTCGCCAACTACTTCTTCCTCATGCTCGTCATCACGGCCGTCGTCGTCCTCGTCTTCCGACGCAGCGGCGACTCCCGCATCGGCCGCGCCTGGGTCGCCATCCGCGAGGACGAGACCGCCGCACTCGCCATGGGCATCAACGGCTTCCGCGTCAAACTCATCGCCTTCGCCGTCGGCGCCTCCCTCGCCGGACTCGCCGGCACCGTACAGGCCCACGTCACCTACACCGTGACCCCCGAGCAGTACCTCTTCGCCGGCACCACCCCGCCCAACTCCGCCTTCCTGCTCGCCGCGGTCGTACTCGGCGGCATGGGCACCATCGCCGGCCCGCTCATCGGCGCCTCGCTGCTCTTCCTGATCCCCAACAAGCTCCAGTTCCTCGACGACTACCAGCTCTTCGCCTTCGGACTCGCACTCGTCCTGCTGATGCGCTTCCGCCCCGAAGGACTCATCGCCAACCGGCGCCGCAAGCTGGAATTCCACGAAGAGGCCGAAGCGCCCACAGTCCTGAGCAAGACAGGGGCCTGA
- a CDS encoding branched-chain amino acid ABC transporter substrate-binding protein: MRQRSLIAITAALAAGALTLTACGSRDDDGGGSDSGKGGGGTTVVIGVDAPLTGDLSALGLGIKNSADLAAKTANKEKTVDGITFEVEALDDQGQPSVGQQNATKFVANDKVLGVVGPLNSSVGESMQKVFDTAKLVEVSPANTNPSLTQGVDWQTKKVRPYKSYFRTATTDAIQGPFAAQYVYNDSKKRKVFVIDDKKTYGAGLAKTFTEEFKKLGGQVVGTEHINPDTKDFNAVATKVKNSGADVVYYGGEYPQAGPLSKQIKAAGAKIPLVGGDGIYSADFIKLAGASGTGDLATSVGAPVEELPSAKEFVANYKTEGYKEAYEAYGGYSYDSAWAIIEAVKKVVEANDGKLPDDARSKVVDAMQDVSFDGVTGKVSFDEFGDATNKQLTVYAVENGAWGSVKSGTFTG, translated from the coding sequence GTGCGTCAACGTTCGCTCATCGCCATCACCGCCGCTCTGGCGGCGGGAGCGCTCACCCTCACCGCCTGCGGCTCGCGTGACGACGACGGCGGCGGCTCGGACTCCGGCAAGGGCGGCGGTGGCACCACCGTCGTCATCGGCGTCGACGCCCCGCTGACCGGCGACCTGTCCGCGCTCGGCCTCGGCATCAAGAACTCGGCGGACCTCGCGGCCAAGACGGCCAACAAGGAGAAGACCGTCGACGGCATCACCTTCGAGGTCGAAGCCCTCGACGACCAGGGCCAGCCGTCCGTCGGCCAGCAGAACGCCACCAAGTTCGTCGCCAACGACAAGGTCCTCGGCGTCGTCGGCCCGCTGAACTCCTCCGTCGGCGAGTCGATGCAGAAGGTCTTCGACACGGCGAAGCTGGTCGAGGTCTCCCCGGCCAACACCAACCCGTCGCTCACCCAGGGCGTGGACTGGCAGACCAAGAAGGTCCGGCCCTACAAGTCGTACTTCCGCACCGCGACCACGGACGCCATCCAGGGCCCGTTCGCCGCGCAGTACGTCTACAACGACTCCAAGAAGCGCAAGGTCTTCGTCATCGACGACAAGAAGACCTACGGCGCCGGCCTCGCCAAGACCTTCACCGAGGAGTTCAAGAAGCTCGGCGGCCAGGTCGTCGGCACCGAGCACATCAACCCCGACACCAAGGACTTCAACGCCGTCGCCACCAAGGTCAAGAACTCCGGCGCCGACGTCGTCTACTACGGCGGCGAATACCCGCAGGCCGGCCCCCTGAGCAAGCAGATCAAGGCAGCAGGGGCCAAGATTCCGCTGGTCGGCGGAGACGGCATCTACAGCGCCGACTTCATCAAGCTCGCCGGCGCCAGCGGCACCGGCGACCTCGCGACCTCCGTCGGCGCCCCGGTGGAAGAACTGCCCTCCGCCAAGGAATTCGTGGCGAACTACAAGACCGAGGGATACAAGGAGGCCTACGAGGCCTACGGCGGCTACTCCTACGACTCCGCCTGGGCGATCATCGAGGCCGTCAAGAAGGTCGTCGAGGCCAACGACGGCAAGCTCCCCGACGACGCCCGCTCCAAGGTCGTGGACGCCATGCAGGACGTCTCCTTCGACGGTGTGACCGGCAAGGTCTCCTTCGACGAGTTCGGTGACGCCACCAACAAGCAGCTCACCGTGTACGCCGTCGAGAACGGTGCCTGGGGTTCCGTCAAGTCCGGCACCTTCACCGGCTGA
- a CDS encoding branched-chain amino acid ABC transporter permease has product MNELPQQLVNGLLLGSMYGLIAIGYTMVYGIVQLINFAHGEIFMTGAFGALTVYVYILPDGTSMLIALPLMLLGAMVVSVAVAVGAERFAYRPLRGAPRLAPLITAIGLSLALQQAVWAWYPEAKSARTFPQIDGGPFHIGSVTLQTGDIFLFIAAPVSMAILGFFVMRTRTGRGMQATAQDPDTAKLMGVNTDRIIVVAFALGAVFAAVGAVANGLKYGQIDFKMGFILGLKAFTAAVLGGIGNIYGAMIGGITLGVAETLATAYIADIPGLDKFGSQSWSDVWAFILLILVLLFRPQGLLGERVADRA; this is encoded by the coding sequence GTGAACGAACTGCCGCAGCAGCTGGTCAACGGCCTGCTACTGGGATCCATGTACGGGCTGATCGCCATCGGCTACACAATGGTCTACGGCATTGTCCAGCTCATCAACTTCGCCCACGGCGAGATCTTCATGACCGGCGCCTTCGGCGCGCTCACGGTCTACGTCTACATCCTGCCCGACGGCACCTCCATGCTGATCGCCCTGCCCCTGATGCTCCTCGGCGCCATGGTCGTCTCCGTCGCCGTCGCCGTCGGGGCGGAACGGTTCGCCTACCGGCCCCTGCGCGGAGCCCCCCGCCTCGCCCCCCTCATCACGGCCATCGGCCTCTCCCTCGCCCTCCAGCAGGCGGTGTGGGCCTGGTACCCCGAGGCCAAGTCGGCCCGGACCTTCCCGCAGATCGACGGCGGCCCCTTCCACATCGGCAGTGTCACCCTGCAGACCGGCGACATCTTCCTGTTCATCGCCGCCCCGGTGAGCATGGCCATCCTCGGCTTCTTCGTGATGCGCACCCGCACCGGACGGGGCATGCAGGCCACCGCACAGGACCCGGACACCGCCAAGCTGATGGGCGTCAACACCGACCGCATCATCGTGGTCGCGTTCGCGCTCGGCGCCGTCTTCGCCGCCGTCGGGGCCGTGGCCAACGGCCTCAAGTACGGCCAGATCGACTTCAAGATGGGCTTCATCCTCGGCCTCAAGGCGTTCACCGCGGCCGTCCTCGGCGGCATCGGCAACATCTACGGCGCCATGATCGGCGGCATCACCCTCGGCGTCGCCGAGACCCTGGCCACCGCCTACATCGCCGACATCCCCGGCCTGGACAAGTTCGGCAGCCAGTCCTGGTCCGACGTCTGGGCCTTCATCCTCCTCATCCTCGTGCTGTTGTTCAGGCCACAGGGCCTGCTCGGCGAACGCGTTGCGGACAGGGCGTGA
- a CDS encoding PaaI family thioesterase, whose amino-acid sequence MGEQQQVQFPQEVIDEYAALGVDLPALFSAGPLGTRMGVQIVEASADRVVGTMPVEGNTQPYGLLHGGASAVLAETLGSVGSMLHGGASKIAVGVDLNCTHHRGARSGLVTGVATPVHRGRSTATYDIVISDEQDRRVCTARLTCLLRDVNPGDGAKAGKAG is encoded by the coding sequence ATGGGCGAGCAGCAGCAGGTGCAGTTCCCGCAGGAGGTCATCGACGAGTACGCCGCGCTCGGCGTCGACCTGCCCGCCCTGTTCTCCGCCGGGCCCCTGGGGACGCGCATGGGCGTCCAGATCGTCGAGGCGTCGGCGGACCGGGTCGTCGGCACCATGCCGGTGGAGGGCAACACCCAGCCGTACGGGCTGCTGCACGGCGGCGCCTCGGCGGTGCTGGCCGAGACGCTCGGGTCGGTCGGCTCGATGCTCCACGGCGGCGCGTCCAAGATCGCCGTGGGTGTCGACCTGAACTGCACGCACCACCGCGGGGCCCGCTCCGGCCTGGTCACCGGAGTGGCCACGCCGGTGCACCGGGGCCGGTCGACGGCGACGTACGACATCGTGATCAGCGACGAGCAGGACCGGCGGGTGTGCACGGCCCGCCTGACCTGCCTGCTGCGCGACGTGAACCCCGGCGACGGGGCGAAGGCGGGCAAGGCGGGCTGA
- a CDS encoding Tat pathway signal sequence domain protein has translation MTRGIGPIEPGEETHARDTAHARPRGRLARRYDRHRRAVLASAAALVVLAGGGYLYASRPEPGPAPPPPYPSQVVDVVYVAPVAGPPGDRAGDFSFSVLLSVRSGPPVTVTRLTQPYDGLSVTSSPRAPFQTKSHSARKIIFTIRVTECEKAPRNLSLPFLDVTLRNTRAIQAHSFILGGRYAQDLSEALEVACSNDSR, from the coding sequence GTGACGCGCGGCATCGGACCGATCGAGCCCGGCGAGGAGACCCACGCCCGGGACACAGCGCACGCCCGGCCGCGCGGGCGTCTCGCCCGGCGCTACGACCGCCACCGCCGGGCCGTCCTCGCCTCCGCCGCCGCCCTCGTCGTCCTGGCGGGCGGCGGTTACCTGTACGCGAGCCGACCGGAGCCGGGGCCCGCTCCCCCGCCGCCGTACCCGTCCCAGGTGGTCGACGTCGTCTACGTGGCCCCCGTGGCCGGCCCGCCCGGGGACCGGGCGGGCGACTTCAGCTTCTCGGTGCTGCTGAGTGTGCGCTCCGGCCCGCCCGTCACCGTGACCCGGCTGACGCAGCCCTACGACGGCCTGTCGGTGACGTCCTCCCCCAGGGCACCTTTCCAGACAAAATCACATTCCGCCCGCAAGATCATTTTCACGATACGGGTGACGGAATGTGAAAAAGCGCCCCGGAATCTCAGCCTCCCTTTCTTGGATGTAACGCTGCGTAATACGCGTGCAATACAAGCCCACAGTTTCATCCTGGGTGGGCGCTATGCGCAGGACCTCTCCGAGGCCCTTGAGGTCGCCTGCAGCAACGATTCACGGTAA
- a CDS encoding transcriptional regulator encodes MYDVSTRTRALALVAQGRSLNSVSKETGISRAAIRSWQTRIEPLPRMRQGFCSLCGPTAKPPEDRAAYAYLLGLYLGDGCISPGARSGYFLRIACADAWPGLVDACAAAVQAVNPSGKAHRVQAVGYTSVVGYSGHWPCFFPQHGPGKKHDRRIALDPWQQTIVDAHPWAFVRGLIHSDGCRITNWTQRSVGGVLKRYEYPRYFFTNVSADIRRLYTDTLDSLGVEWTRCTRNGIPFNISVARRASVVLMDAHVGPKY; translated from the coding sequence ATGTACGACGTGAGCACACGAACGCGAGCACTGGCCTTGGTGGCACAAGGGCGGAGCCTGAACTCGGTCAGCAAGGAAACCGGCATATCCCGCGCCGCCATCCGCTCCTGGCAGACCCGCATCGAGCCTCTGCCACGCATGCGACAAGGCTTCTGCTCGCTCTGCGGTCCGACGGCCAAGCCACCCGAGGACCGGGCGGCATACGCCTACCTGCTCGGTCTCTATCTCGGCGATGGCTGCATCAGCCCCGGCGCACGGTCGGGCTACTTCCTCCGGATTGCCTGCGCCGACGCGTGGCCCGGCCTCGTCGATGCGTGCGCTGCCGCGGTCCAGGCCGTCAATCCCAGCGGCAAGGCCCACCGGGTCCAAGCCGTCGGATACACGTCCGTGGTCGGCTACAGCGGACACTGGCCCTGCTTCTTCCCTCAACACGGCCCCGGCAAAAAGCACGATCGCCGGATCGCTCTCGATCCTTGGCAACAGACGATCGTCGACGCTCACCCCTGGGCGTTCGTCCGGGGCCTCATCCACTCCGACGGCTGCCGCATCACCAATTGGACCCAGAGGAGCGTCGGCGGGGTACTCAAGCGCTACGAATATCCCCGGTACTTCTTCACCAACGTCTCGGCCGACATCCGCCGCCTGTACACCGACACCCTCGACTCTCTCGGCGTCGAGTGGACCCGGTGCACACGCAACGGGATCCCTTTCAACATCTCCGTAGCCCGCAGAGCCTCCGTGGTCCTCATGGACGCTCACGTCGGGCCCAAGTACTGA
- a CDS encoding ABC transporter ATP-binding protein has protein sequence MTTDTTTKDTAPGAPAPGTTILDARGVTMRFGGLTAVNNVDLTVNSGEIVGLIGPNGAGKTTFFNCLTGLYIPTEGEVRYKDRVLPAKSFKVTAAGIARTFQNIRLFGNMTVLENVLVGRHTRTKEGFWSAVLRGPGFHRAEKASRERALELLEFVGLAAKADHLARNLPYGEQRKLEIARALASEPGLLLLDEPTAGMNPQETRATEELVFAIRDQGIAVLVIEHDMRFIFNLCDRVAVLVQGEKLVEGDSATVQGDERVVAAYLGEPLENDPGAAEAAEVEAAEAAQADTTKDTAAGKENDR, from the coding sequence ATGACCACCGACACCACCACCAAGGACACCGCACCGGGCGCCCCCGCCCCCGGCACCACCATCCTCGACGCACGCGGTGTCACCATGCGCTTCGGCGGACTCACCGCCGTGAACAACGTCGACCTCACCGTCAACAGCGGCGAGATCGTCGGCCTGATCGGACCCAACGGCGCCGGCAAGACGACCTTCTTCAACTGCCTCACCGGCCTCTACATCCCCACCGAGGGAGAGGTCCGCTACAAGGACCGCGTCCTGCCGGCCAAGTCCTTCAAAGTGACCGCCGCCGGCATCGCCCGCACCTTCCAGAACATCCGCCTCTTCGGCAACATGACCGTCCTGGAGAACGTCCTCGTCGGCCGCCACACCCGCACCAAGGAAGGCTTCTGGTCGGCCGTACTGCGCGGCCCCGGCTTCCATCGCGCCGAGAAGGCCTCCCGCGAACGCGCCCTGGAACTCCTGGAGTTCGTCGGCCTCGCCGCCAAGGCCGACCATCTCGCGCGCAACCTGCCCTACGGCGAGCAGCGCAAGCTGGAGATCGCCCGCGCCCTCGCCAGCGAACCGGGACTGCTCCTCCTGGACGAGCCGACCGCCGGCATGAACCCCCAGGAGACCCGAGCCACCGAAGAACTCGTCTTCGCGATCCGCGACCAGGGCATCGCCGTCCTCGTCATCGAGCACGACATGCGCTTCATCTTCAACCTCTGCGACCGCGTCGCCGTCCTCGTCCAGGGCGAGAAACTCGTCGAGGGCGACAGCGCCACCGTGCAGGGCGACGAACGCGTCGTCGCCGCCTACCTCGGCGAACCCCTCGAGAACGACCCGGGCGCCGCGGAGGCCGCCGAGGTGGAGGCCGCCGAAGCCGCCCAGGCCGACACCACCAAGGACACCGCGGCCGGCAAGGAGAACGACCGATGA
- a CDS encoding FdhF/YdeP family oxidoreductase: MATKPPKGDPVQDAPQVSQPQHAAAGIPAIGHTLRIAQRQMGVRRTALTLLNVNQKDGFDCPGCAWPEGDHRHRAEFCENGAKAVAEEATLRRVTPEFFAAHSVADLATRSGYWLGQQGRLTHPVYLPEGGEHYEPVTWERAFDIVAEEITALDSPDESVFYTSGRTSNEAAFLYQLFARELGTNNLPDCSNMCHESSGSALSETIGVGKGSVLLEDLHKSDLIIVAGQNPGTNHPRMLSALEKAKANGARIISVNPLPEAGLERFKNPQTPKGLTAGASLTDLFLQIRLGGDQALFRLLNKLILETEGAVDESFVAEHTHGYDAFAAAARGADWDETLAATGLTRAEIEEALRMVLASKRTIVCWAMGLTQHKHSVPTIREVVNFLLLRGNIGRPGAGVCPVRGHSNVQGDRTMGIFERPAPAFLDALEKEFGFAPPREHGYDVVRAIRALRDGEAKVFFAMGGNFVSASPDTEVTEAAMRRARLTVHVSTKLNRSHAVTGARALILPTLGRTERDLQGGGEQFVTVEDSMGMVHASRGRLEPASRQLLSEPAIVCRLARRVLGEDSRTPWEEFEKDYATIRDRIGRVVPGFEDFNARVAHPGGFALPHAPRDERRFPTATGKANFTAAPVEFPELPEGRLLLQTLRSHDQYNTTIYGLDDRYRGIRNGRRVVLVNPEDAGKLGVEDGAYVDLVSEWRDGVERRAPGFRVVHYPTARGCAAAYYPETNVLVPLDATADTSNTPASKSVVVRLEQSATD, from the coding sequence ATGGCCACCAAGCCGCCCAAGGGTGATCCGGTTCAGGACGCGCCGCAGGTCTCACAGCCGCAGCACGCGGCGGCGGGCATCCCGGCGATCGGTCACACCCTGCGGATCGCGCAGCGGCAGATGGGCGTGCGACGGACGGCGCTGACGCTGCTGAACGTCAACCAGAAGGACGGCTTCGACTGCCCGGGCTGCGCCTGGCCGGAGGGCGACCACCGGCACAGGGCGGAGTTCTGCGAGAACGGCGCGAAGGCCGTGGCCGAGGAGGCCACCCTGCGCCGTGTCACCCCGGAGTTCTTCGCCGCGCACTCCGTCGCCGACCTCGCGACCCGCAGCGGCTACTGGCTGGGCCAGCAGGGCCGCCTGACGCACCCGGTGTACCTGCCGGAGGGCGGCGAGCACTACGAACCGGTCACCTGGGAGCGCGCCTTCGACATCGTCGCCGAGGAGATCACGGCGCTGGACTCGCCCGACGAGTCGGTCTTCTACACCTCAGGACGCACCAGCAACGAGGCGGCGTTCCTCTACCAGCTCTTCGCGCGCGAGCTGGGCACCAACAACCTGCCGGACTGCTCCAACATGTGCCACGAGTCGTCCGGCTCGGCCCTGTCCGAGACCATCGGCGTCGGCAAGGGCAGCGTCCTGCTGGAGGACCTCCACAAGTCCGACCTGATCATCGTGGCGGGCCAGAACCCGGGCACCAACCACCCGCGGATGCTCTCCGCCCTGGAGAAGGCCAAGGCGAACGGCGCGCGGATCATCAGCGTCAACCCGCTGCCCGAGGCGGGTCTGGAACGCTTCAAGAACCCGCAGACCCCCAAGGGGCTCACCGCGGGCGCCTCGCTCACCGACCTGTTCCTGCAGATCCGGCTCGGCGGCGACCAGGCCCTCTTCCGGCTCCTCAACAAGCTGATCCTGGAGACCGAGGGCGCGGTCGACGAGTCCTTCGTCGCGGAACACACGCACGGCTACGACGCGTTCGCCGCGGCCGCCCGCGGCGCCGACTGGGACGAGACGCTCGCGGCGACCGGTCTCACGCGCGCGGAGATCGAGGAGGCGCTGCGCATGGTGCTCGCCTCGAAGCGCACCATCGTGTGCTGGGCGATGGGCCTGACCCAGCACAAGCACTCGGTGCCCACCATCCGCGAGGTCGTGAACTTCCTGCTGCTGCGCGGCAACATCGGCCGCCCGGGTGCGGGTGTCTGCCCGGTGCGCGGCCACTCCAACGTGCAGGGCGACCGCACGATGGGCATCTTCGAGCGGCCCGCGCCCGCGTTCCTGGACGCGCTGGAGAAGGAGTTCGGCTTCGCCCCGCCGCGCGAGCACGGCTACGACGTCGTACGGGCGATCCGCGCGCTGCGGGACGGCGAGGCGAAGGTCTTCTTCGCCATGGGCGGCAACTTCGTCTCCGCCTCCCCCGACACGGAGGTCACCGAGGCGGCCATGCGCCGCGCCCGCCTCACCGTGCACGTGTCGACGAAGCTGAACCGCTCGCACGCGGTCACGGGCGCACGGGCGCTGATCCTGCCGACGCTGGGCCGCACGGAACGCGATCTCCAGGGCGGCGGCGAGCAGTTCGTGACCGTCGAGGACTCCATGGGCATGGTGCACGCCTCGCGCGGGCGGCTGGAGCCCGCGAGCCGCCAACTGCTCTCCGAGCCGGCGATCGTGTGCCGCCTGGCCCGCCGAGTGCTGGGCGAGGACAGCCGCACGCCGTGGGAGGAGTTCGAGAAGGACTACGCGACGATCCGCGACCGCATCGGGCGGGTCGTCCCCGGCTTCGAGGACTTCAACGCGCGCGTGGCGCATCCCGGGGGCTTCGCGCTGCCGCACGCCCCGCGCGACGAGCGGCGCTTCCCGACGGCCACCGGAAAGGCCAACTTCACCGCCGCGCCGGTCGAGTTCCCCGAGCTGCCCGAGGGGCGGCTGCTGCTCCAGACGCTGCGCTCGCACGACCAGTACAACACCACGATCTACGGCCTGGACGACCGCTACCGCGGGATCAGGAACGGCCGCCGCGTCGTCCTGGTCAACCCGGAGGACGCCGGGAAGCTGGGCGTCGAGGACGGTGCGTACGTCGACCTGGTGAGCGAGTGGCGGGACGGGGTTGAGCGGCGGGCGCCCGGTTTCCGCGTCGTGCACTATCCGACGGCGCGGGGCTGCGCGGCGGCGTACTACCCGGAGACCAACGTCCTGGTGCCGCTGGACGCCACGGCGGACACCAGCAACACCCCGGCCAGCAAGTCCGTGGTCGTCCGTCTGGAACAATCGGCGACCGACTGA
- a CDS encoding ANTAR domain-containing response regulator, translating to MTAPESPQPADVTDDEQSHVPPLTTRVVIAEDEALIRLDLKEMLEEEGYSVVGEAGDGEQAVELAREHRPDLVILDVKMPKLDGISAAEKIAEESIAPVLMLTAFSQRDLVERARDAGAMAYLVKPFSKSDVVPAIEMAVSRFTELKALEKEVADLSLRLETRKLVDRAKSVLQTEYGLTEPAAFRWIQKTSMDRRMSMQQVAEAVIQDAEEKKASKG from the coding sequence GTGACCGCCCCCGAGTCGCCCCAGCCCGCCGACGTGACCGATGACGAGCAGTCGCACGTGCCTCCGCTGACGACCCGTGTCGTCATCGCCGAGGACGAGGCGCTCATCCGGCTGGATCTCAAGGAGATGCTGGAGGAGGAGGGGTACTCCGTCGTCGGCGAGGCCGGTGACGGGGAGCAGGCCGTCGAGCTGGCCCGGGAGCACCGGCCCGACCTGGTGATCCTCGACGTGAAGATGCCGAAGCTGGACGGCATCTCCGCGGCGGAGAAGATCGCCGAGGAGAGCATCGCGCCGGTGCTGATGCTGACCGCGTTCTCGCAGCGCGACCTGGTGGAGCGGGCCAGGGACGCCGGGGCCATGGCGTACCTGGTGAAGCCGTTCAGCAAGAGTGACGTCGTGCCGGCGATCGAGATGGCGGTCTCGCGGTTCACGGAGCTGAAGGCGCTGGAGAAGGAGGTCGCGGACCTCAGCCTGCGTCTGGAGACGCGGAAGCTGGTGGACCGTGCGAAGTCGGTGCTGCAGACGGAGTACGGGCTGACCGAGCCGGCGGCGTTCCGGTGGATCCAGAAGACGTCGATGGACCGGCGGATGTCGATGCAGCAGGTGGCCGAGGCGGTCATTCAGGACGCCGAGGAGAAGAAGGCGTCCAAGGGCTGA